GAGGTCACTTTTCTGCTGCCCATCCCGCGTAGAAGAGACCCAGGCCGACGATCACACAGATGCCCTGGATGATCCAGAAACGGACCACGATGAGTACTTCGGACCAGCCCTTGAGTTCGAAGTGGTGCTGGAGCGGGGCCATGCGGAAGACCCGTTTGCCGGTGAGCTTGAAGGAGCCGACCTGGATGACCACCGACATGGTGATGAGGACGAAGAGGCCACCCATGATGGCGACCAGCAGCTCCGTGCGGGAGAGAATCGCGAGGCCCGTGAGGACGCCGCCGAGGGCCAGCGAACCGGTGTCACCCATGAAGATCTTGGCCGGCGAGGTGTTCCACCACAGGAAGCCGAGGCAGGCGCCCATCAGCGCCGAGGCGATGACCGCCAGGTCGAGCGGATCTCGCACCTCGTAACAGGCGTTCGGGTTGGTCAGGGTGCCCGCGTTGGCGCAGGACTCCTGGAACTGCCAGACGCCGATGAAGGTGTAGGCGCCGAAGACGAGGACGGAGGCGCCTGTTGCGAGGCCGTCCAGACCGTCCGTCAGGTTCACGCCGTTCGACATCGCGAGGATCATGAACAGCGCCCAGACCACGAACAGGATCGGGCCGATCTTCCAGCCGAAGTCCGTGATGAACGACAGCTTCGTCGAGGCCGGGGTGTTGCCGCGGACGTCCGGGAACATCAGCGCGAGCACCGCGAAGCTGATGCCGACGATCAGCTGGCCGGCCATCTTCGCCTTGGCCCGCAGGCCGAGCGAACGCCTCTTGACGATCTTGATGTAGTCGTCGAGGAAGCCGACCAGACCCATGCCGCACATCAGGCCGAGCACCAGCAGGCCCGAGTAGGTCGGGGGGTAGCCGGTGATGACCTTGGACAGGAAGTAGGCGGCGACCGTCGCGAAGATGAAGGCGATACCGCCCATCGTCGGCGTACCGCGCTTGCTGCCGTGCGAGCGGGGGCCGTCGTCCCGGATGTACTGGCCGTAACCCTTGCGCGCGAGCAGCTTGATCAGCAGCGGAGTGCCGACCATGGTCAGGAAGAGGCCGATGACTCCCGAGAACAGGATCTGCTTCATCATCGGGCGGAAACCTCACCCTCGGCATCGAGCAGCGCCTGGGCGACGCTCTCCAGACCGACCGACCGGGACGCCTTCACGAGGACGACGTCTCCCGGGCGCAACTCGCTGCGCAGCAGGTCGACCGCCGCCTGTGCGTCGGACACGTGCACCGACTCCTCACCCCACGAACCCTCGTTATATGCGCCCAGTTGCAGCCAGGACGCTTCCCTGCCCCCGACCGCGACGAGCTTGCCGACATTGAGCCGGACGGCAAGCCGTCCGATCGCGTCGTGCTCGGCGAGCGCCTCGTCCCCGAGCTCGGCCATCTTGCCGAGCACCGCCCAGGTCCGCCGGCCCCTGCCCATCGCAGCGAGCGCGCGCAAGGCCGCTCGCATGGACTCGGGGTTCGCGTTGTAGGCGTCGTTGACGATGGTCACGCCGTCCGGGCGCTCGGTGACCTCCATACGCCAGCGGGAGAGGGAGCCCGCCTCGGAGAGCGCGGTGGCGATCTCACTGGCGGACATGCCCAGCTCATGGGCGACGGCGGCCGCGGCGAGCGCGTTCGACACGTGATGCTCACCGTACAGGCGCATGGTCACTTCGCTTGCACCGGAGGGTGTGCGAAGGCTGAAGGCGGGCTGTCCGCTGTCCGTGAGTCGTACGTTCTCGGCGCGTACGTCCGCTTCGCCGGACTCTCCGAAAAGGATCACCTTCGCCTTCGTACGGGATGCCATGGCCCTTACGAGGGGATCGTCGGCGTTGAGAATCGCGGCGCCGTCCTCCGGAAGAGCCTCCACGAGTTCGCCCTTGGCCTGCGCGATCTGCTCGCGGCCGCCGAACTCGCCGATGTGGGCGGTGCCGACGTTCAGGACGAGGCCGATCTTCGGGGGCGTCAGATCCGTGAGGTAGCTGATGTGGCCGATGCCGCGGGCGCCCATCTCCAGGACGAGGAACTGTGTCTCCTCGGTGGCGGTGAGCGCGGTGAGCGGCAGCCCGATCTCGTTGTTGAGCGAGCCCGGCGTGAACACCGTCGGAGCCTTGCGCTGGAGCACCTGGGCGATCAGGTCCTTGGTGCTGGTCTTGCCGGCCGAGCCGGTGAGGGCGACCAGGGTCGCGCCGAGCCGTCGTACGACATGACGCGCGAGGGCGCCGAGAGCCGTCTGGACGTCCTGGACGACGATCGCGGGGACCCCGACGGGGCGCTGGGCCAGTACGGCCACCGCGCCCGCCCGGACGGCCTGGTCCGCGTAGTCGTGGCCGTCGACGCGCTCCCCGACGAAGGCGGCGAACAGTGTGCCGTCCTTCACCTGCCGGGAGTCGATGACGACGGGCCCGTGCACCTGCACCGACGGATCCGGTATGTCGTGCGTCTGCCCGCCGACGACTGAGGCGATCTCGGCGAGAGAGAGGGCGATCACAAGTTCATCCCTGGGTCTGCTGGATGGCTTCTCGAAGCACCTGGCGGTCGTCGAAGGGACGGACCACCCCGGCGATGTCCTGGCCCTGCTCGTGGCCCTTCCCGGCGACCAGTACGGTGTCGCCCGGCCGCGCACGGGCCACGGCTGCGGCGATCGCGGCGGCCCGGTCCTCGAAGACCTGGACCTCGCCGCGCTCGTGTACTGGCACGGACGCCGCGCCCTCGAGCATGGTTGCGAGGATCGCGAGGGGATCCTCGGAGCGGGGGTTGTCGGAGGTCAGTACGGCGGTGTCGGCGAGGCGGGCCGCGGCGGCGCCCATGGGCCCGCGCTTGGTCCGGTCCCGGTCGCCTCCGCAGCCCAGCACGATGTGCACCTTGCCCTCGGTGACCTTGCGGAGCGCCTTGAGGACCGATTCGACGGCGTCCGTCTTGTGGGCGTAGTCCACGACCGCGAGATAGGGCTGTCCGGCGTCCACGCGTTCCAGGCGGCCCGGCACACCCGGCACCGCGGCGACGCCGTCGGCGGCGGTCTGCGGGTCGAGTCCCGCGGCGGCGAGCGCGACGATCGCGGCGAGGGTGTTCGCCACGTTGAAGGGGCCCGCGAGCGGTGACCTGGCGGTGATCCGCTCGTCCTTGGGGCCGATCACGGTGAACGTCGAGTCCATGGGGCCGACCTGGACGTCCGTGGCACGCCAGTCGGCGTCGGGGTGGCCCTCGGCGGAGAAGGTGACGACCGGGACCGTGGCTTCCTCGGCCAGCCGACGGCCGTACTCGTCGTCGAGGTTGACGACGCCGAGACGGCTGCGTTTCGGCGTGAACAGCTGCGCCTTCGCCCGGAAGTAGTCCTCCATGTCGGAGTGGAACTCCATGTGTTCCGGGCTGAGGTTGGTGAAGACGCCGATGTCGAAGACGCAGCCGTCGACCCGGCCGAGCACCAGCGCGTGGCTGGAGACCTCCATCGCGACCGCCTCCACCCCGCGCTCGCGCATGACCGCGAACAGGGCCTGGAGATCGGTGGCTTCCGGCGTGGTGCGCTCGGACTTGATGCGCTCGTCGCCGATGCGCGTCTCGACGGTGCCGATGAGCCCGGTGCTGAGGGAGGTCTTCAGACCGCCCTCGACCAGGTATGCCGTCGTGGTCTTGCCGGAGGTGCCGGTGATGCCGATCTGGAGCAGGTCGGCGCCAGGGCGGCCGTAGATGGTGGTCGCCAGTTCGCCCATCCGCGCGCGCGGGTCGTCGACGACCAGTGCCGGAAGTCCGCTCGCGGTGGCGCGCTCGGCGCCGGCCGGGTCGGTCAGCACCGCGACCGCGCCGAGGCCGAGGGCCTGGGCGACGAAGTCGGCGCCGTGCAGACGGGCGCCCGGGAGGGCGGCGTACAGGTCGCCGGGGCGCACCGCGCGCGAGTCATGGGTGATGCCCGTGACCTGCGCGGCGCTCTCCGGCCTGGCGGCACCCAGCTGATCGGCGAGCTCCGCGAGGGGTGTTGCGGAGACCTGGACCGGCCGGGGCGGTCCCGGATAGGTCACGGGTGCGCCCTTCTGGGTGATTTGGGACTGATCGGCGTGTGACACGGCGGTGAGCGTACCGGGCTCACCCGCCTCGGAGCTAAAAGAGGGCCCGCGCACAGCGCAGTCGGGCAGGGGTGCTGGTGGGCGACGGGCGAGCGAGGTGCGGGGCGCGCCCTGGTTCCCGGAATCGGGGGTGTTCGTCGTCACGAGGTGGTTCCTGGTGGCCTTTCCGAGGTGCTGATCAGGGCATGTAGGTGACGGGCAGGTTCGCGGCCTTCGCCCCCGTGGGCGGGACCTGGAGGGTCTTCAGCGCGAACTCCATGACCTGCTTGTAGACGGGTCCGCAGATCTGGCCGCCGAAGTAACTGCCCTTGGTGGCGTTCTGGATGGCGCAGTAGACGGTGATGCGGGGCTTGTCGGCGGGCGCGAAGCCGGCGAACGACGAGGTGTAGCCCTTGTACCTGCCGGTGGCCGGATCCACGCGGTTGGCCGTACCCGTCTTGCCCGCGACCCGGTAGCCGGGGATGCGCGCCTTGCCGCCGGTGCCCTCCTGGTCGTCCACGACCGACTCCAGCATCTTGGCGAGCGTCCTGGCCGTCTTCGCGCTGACGACCCTTGTCTGCTTGGGGGTCGCGGCGGGGGTGAAGCGTCCGTCGGGCCCCTTCGTGCCGCGTACGAGCGTGGGTTCGACGCGGACACCGCCGTTGGCGATCGTCGAGTAGACGGACGCGGCCTGCATCGCGTTGAGGGACACGCCCTGGCCGAAAGGAATCGTGAACTGCTGCGAGGTCGACCAGTCGGCGGGCTTGGCCAGGATGCCCGGGGTCTCGCCGGGGAAGTCGAGCCCGCTGTAGCTGCCGAGGCCGAACTTGCGCAGGTACGAGTAGAGGACCTGGTTGGCCTGCGTCTGGGTCTTGCCGAGCTGTCCGGTCGCCAGGATGGTGCCGATGTTGCTGGACTTGGCGAGCACGCCGTTGAGCGTGAGGTACCAGGTCGCGTGGTCGATGTCGTCCTTGAAGAGCCGGTCGCCGCGGTGCAGGCGGTTGGGCACGATCACATGCGTCAGCGGGGTGGCGACGCCCTGTTCCAGTACGGCGGCCATCGACATGACCTTGGCGGTGGAACCGGGCTCGTAGGCGTCCTGGAGGGCCGCGTTGCCCATGTTGACCGAGCTGGCCTTGCTCAGGTCGTTGGGGTCGAAGCCGGGCGCGTTGGCCATGGCGAGGACCTGGCCGGTCTGTGTGTCCTGCACTATCACGTACCCGCGGTCCGCACCGGACTCCTTCACCTGGTCGGTGATGGCGTTCTGCGCGGCCCACTGGATGTCGCGGTCGATGGTGAGTTCGACGTCACTGCCGGGTACCGCGGGGGTCTCGGTGGAGCCCACGGTGGGCACCTGACGGCCGCCGGACTGGGCGTAGCGGATCTTGCCGTCCTTGCCGGCCAGCAGGGTGTTCAGCTGCTGCTCGACCCCACCGCCGCCCTTGCCGTCGGCGTTGACCCAGCCCAGTATCCCGGCGGCGAGATCGCCGTTGGGGTACACGCGTTTGGTCGTCGGCACGGACAGGACGCCCGCGAGGACGTTGGCCGTGCCCGGGTCGGTCTCCGCCTTGTCGGCCAGCGCGGACCTGAGGTCCTTGATCTGCTTCCAGACCTGCGGGGTCTGGCGGTGCGCGAGCAGGACGTAGCGGAGCTTCTTGTCCTTGGGCCGCAACTTGTTCACGATCGTCTCCTGCTCCTGCCCCAGGATCGGGGCGAGCAGGGCGGCGGCCTGTTCGGGGCCGTCGTCGATCTTCAGCTGCTTGCGGGCGAACAGCGTGGGGTCGGCCGTGATGTCGTACGCGTCCTCACTGGTCGCGAGGGCCACGCCGTCGCGGTCGGTGATCCCGCCGCGCTCGGCGGCCAGCGTGTAGCCGACGTACCGGTTCTGCTCGGCCTTGGCGGCATAGGTGCTGGCATCGACCGCCTGCACCTGGAGCAGCCGTACGACGAAGGCACTCAGTACGAGGGTCAGTGCGAGGCCGACCAGGCGCAGCCGGGGGCGGGGGCTGCCCAGGCGGATGGTCTTGGGCGCCGCGGCGCGGGGTGCCGCAGGGCGGCGGGCCGGGCGGGCTCCGGGACCCGGGCGCGGCCGGCCGACAGGGCGGGCGGAGCGCTCGGGGCGCGCGGGTCCGGGCACGCGGCGGCGCGGCGGTTGCCTGCCGAAATCGTCGGACACTTCCGTCACCTGCCGGGGGTCGGGGTCGGGTTCGTGGAGGGCGGCGCTTCGGAGGGGGCGGTTTCCGGGGCTGGTACGGCGGGTCCGGGGGTCTCGGCGGCCTCGGGGGCCTGCGACAGGGCGTCCGTCGGCGTGGGACTCACCGCCGGCGTCGGGACGGCCGCGTTGCCGATCGCCTCGGGTGCGAGGACCAGCGGCATCCGCACGGAGGCCGGTTCGGCGCCGGAGGCGGGGGACGGGACGCCCTTGACGGTGCCGTCGGGGTCGAGGAACGCCGGGTCGCCGCCGGGCACCATGCCGAGTTCGCGGGCCCGGCGCACGAGGGCCTCGGGCGCGGAGTAGGCGTCGATGTCCCGCTGGAGGGCCTGTTGCTCGTCGGTGAGGCTCTTCGTGTCCTTCTGGAGGTCGCTGAGCTTGAACGACCCTTCGCTGAGCGCGGAGTTCAACACCAGCAGTCCGATGAGGCCACCTCCGAGGAGAAGGACCACGAGAAGCACGAAGGGGGCGCGGGCCGCCTGTCCGGGGCTCGCCGTGCCGGGAAAGAGGCGTGCGAACCTGGCCGCCCTCCCTCTCAGTTCGGGTTTCCTACTCACACGTCCTCCAGTGAGTCCGGTTCCCGAACCCACTCACACCCGTCACGCACCTCATGCACTTCACTCGATGGACTCCCTGATTCGCTCGGCGCCCCTGCAGCGCGCCGGTGCCGCTCGCCGGTTCTCGGCGACCTCTTCCTCCGTGGGAAGTTCGGCACCGCGCGTGAGCAGCTTGAGCCGGGGCTGGTAACGCTCGGGTACGACGGGCAGCCCGGGCGGGGCGGTGATGGCGGCGCCGGCCGCGAGGACCTGCTTGACCAGCCGGTCCTCCAGCGAGTGGTACGACAGCACGGCGATCCGGCCGCCGACGGCGAGGGACTTCACCGCGGCCGGGATCGCCCGCTCCAGGACGGAGAGTTCGCCGTTGACCTCGATGCGCAGGGCCTGGAAGGTGCGCTTGGCCGGGTTGCCGCCGGTGCGCTTGGCGGCCTGCGGCAGGGAGTCCCGGATCAGCTCGACGAGCCTTGCGCTGTGGGAGAAGGGCTCCTTGGCCCGCTCGCGCACGATCGCGGACACGATCCGCTTGGCCTGCTTCTCCTCGCCGTACGCCCTGAGGATCCGCACGAGTTCACCCGGCGGGTAGGTGTTGAGGACCTCGGCGGCGCTCATGCCGGTCGTCTGGTCCATGCGCATGTCGAGCGGCGCGTCCTGGGCGTAGGCGAAGCCGCGGTCGGCCTCGTCGAGCTGCATGGAGGAGACGCCGAGGTCGAAGAGGACACCCTGGACGTGGGCGATGCCGAGCCTGCTCAGGACGTCCGGGAGCTCGTCGTAGACCGCGTGCACCAGGGTCGCGCGCTCGCCGAAGGGCGCGAGCCGCTCGCCGGACAGGCGCAGGGCCTCCTTGTCCCGGTCCAGGGCGACCAGCCGGGCTTCGGGGAACCGCTGGAGCAGGGCCTCGCTGTGGCCGCCGAGGCCGAGCGTGCAGTCGACGACCACCGCTCCGGGCCGCTCGATGGCGGGGGCCAACAGGTCCAGGCACCGCTGGAGCATCACCGGGACGTGTCGACTCTGGCTCAAGGGGCCCTCTCAGGTCCGGCGGGCCGTGCGCACCGCCGGTTCCCTCGCTCTCCCCGGCACGCGGGGTCCCGGTGAAGGGGAGGCCTGCCGGCGCCGGAAGCGTCAGCCGACCGGGAGCGGGAGGAGGCCGAGCCGTACGTACGCGCCGCGCACGTGGGGAGACCGCCCGTGCGTGAGCCGGGGGCCTCCGGGGAGTGTCAGCAAGGAGGCCTCGCCTCCCGCTTCGCGTCACTTTAGTCCACGGGGTCTCGCGGTCAATCAACCGGCCTGCGCGTCGCGCAGCGGTCCCGCCCCGAAGCGACGAGAGGCCGGAAACCACCCGTTCGGGTGCACCCGGGACTCCGTGTGGGGTACCTCACACCTAGGACGTGATGACGCTCTTTTTCCCTTCTCACGGCAGGACCGGGACGCCGGTGACCAGTACCGTCATGGTTATGACGACTTCCGCATCCGTTCCCACCGAAGGCGCCATATCCCGCGACGGCAGCGTGACCGACCGCCTGGTCGATGCCAACGAGCGGTACGCCGCCGCGTTCGCCGACCCCGGTATGGACGCCCGCCCGGTCCTGCACGTGGCCGTCGTGGCCTGCATGGACGCCCGTCTCGACCTGCACGCCGCGCTCGGTCTGGAGCTCGGCGACTGCCACACCATCCGCAACGCGGGTGGCGTGGTCACCGACGACGTGATCCGCTCGCTCACCATCAGCCAGCGCAAGCTCGGCACCAGCAGCATCGTCCTGATCCACCACACCGGCTGCGGTCTGGAGGCGATCACCGAGGACTTCCGCACCGAGCTGGAGATGGAGGTCGGCCAGCGGCCCGCATGGGCGGTGGAGGCCTTCCGGGACGTCGACCAGGACGTACGGCAGTCCATGCAGCGGGTGCGCACCTCACCGTTCCTGCTCCACGCCGACGACGTGCGCGGCTTCGTGTTCGACGTGAAGACGGGCCTGCTGCGCGAGATCGACCCCGCCTGACGGGCGGCCGAAGCTGTCGTTCGGCTGTTGATTTCGACGCTTGGGGTGCCCAGAACACCGCAAGACCGACATAGTGCAGCCAGTTGTCCACAGTCGAGTGACACGAATCGGTAACGGCAGCAAGAATGCGGGTGTGACATCACGCTGAGCGTTTCACGTGTGGTGTCCGTGATTCGGGGTGGGCCGGTTACGCGTCACAGAGCGTCGGCCCGGAACGTACGGGCCGAGGAGGGCCGGGTGACCACCTATGACGATCGAGCGAGCCTCACTGATCTGACCGCCGTCGTGGA
This is a stretch of genomic DNA from Streptomyces sp. NBC_00285. It encodes these proteins:
- the mraY gene encoding phospho-N-acetylmuramoyl-pentapeptide-transferase, whose protein sequence is MMKQILFSGVIGLFLTMVGTPLLIKLLARKGYGQYIRDDGPRSHGSKRGTPTMGGIAFIFATVAAYFLSKVITGYPPTYSGLLVLGLMCGMGLVGFLDDYIKIVKRRSLGLRAKAKMAGQLIVGISFAVLALMFPDVRGNTPASTKLSFITDFGWKIGPILFVVWALFMILAMSNGVNLTDGLDGLATGASVLVFGAYTFIGVWQFQESCANAGTLTNPNACYEVRDPLDLAVIASALMGACLGFLWWNTSPAKIFMGDTGSLALGGVLTGLAILSRTELLVAIMGGLFVLITMSVVIQVGSFKLTGKRVFRMAPLQHHFELKGWSEVLIVVRFWIIQGICVIVGLGLFYAGWAAEK
- a CDS encoding UDP-N-acetylmuramoyl-tripeptide--D-alanyl-D-alanine ligase; this translates as MIALSLAEIASVVGGQTHDIPDPSVQVHGPVVIDSRQVKDGTLFAAFVGERVDGHDYADQAVRAGAVAVLAQRPVGVPAIVVQDVQTALGALARHVVRRLGATLVALTGSAGKTSTKDLIAQVLQRKAPTVFTPGSLNNEIGLPLTALTATEETQFLVLEMGARGIGHISYLTDLTPPKIGLVLNVGTAHIGEFGGREQIAQAKGELVEALPEDGAAILNADDPLVRAMASRTKAKVILFGESGEADVRAENVRLTDSGQPAFSLRTPSGASEVTMRLYGEHHVSNALAAAAVAHELGMSASEIATALSEAGSLSRWRMEVTERPDGVTIVNDAYNANPESMRAALRALAAMGRGRRTWAVLGKMAELGDEALAEHDAIGRLAVRLNVGKLVAVGGREASWLQLGAYNEGSWGEESVHVSDAQAAVDLLRSELRPGDVVLVKASRSVGLESVAQALLDAEGEVSAR
- a CDS encoding UDP-N-acetylmuramoyl-L-alanyl-D-glutamate--2,6-diaminopimelate ligase; its protein translation is MTYPGPPRPVQVSATPLAELADQLGAARPESAAQVTGITHDSRAVRPGDLYAALPGARLHGADFVAQALGLGAVAVLTDPAGAERATASGLPALVVDDPRARMGELATTIYGRPGADLLQIGITGTSGKTTTAYLVEGGLKTSLSTGLIGTVETRIGDERIKSERTTPEATDLQALFAVMRERGVEAVAMEVSSHALVLGRVDGCVFDIGVFTNLSPEHMEFHSDMEDYFRAKAQLFTPKRSRLGVVNLDDEYGRRLAEEATVPVVTFSAEGHPDADWRATDVQVGPMDSTFTVIGPKDERITARSPLAGPFNVANTLAAIVALAAAGLDPQTAADGVAAVPGVPGRLERVDAGQPYLAVVDYAHKTDAVESVLKALRKVTEGKVHIVLGCGGDRDRTKRGPMGAAAARLADTAVLTSDNPRSEDPLAILATMLEGAASVPVHERGEVQVFEDRAAAIAAAVARARPGDTVLVAGKGHEQGQDIAGVVRPFDDRQVLREAIQQTQG
- a CDS encoding peptidoglycan D,D-transpeptidase FtsI family protein, producing the protein MSDDFGRQPPRRRVPGPARPERSARPVGRPRPGPGARPARRPAAPRAAAPKTIRLGSPRPRLRLVGLALTLVLSAFVVRLLQVQAVDASTYAAKAEQNRYVGYTLAAERGGITDRDGVALATSEDAYDITADPTLFARKQLKIDDGPEQAAALLAPILGQEQETIVNKLRPKDKKLRYVLLAHRQTPQVWKQIKDLRSALADKAETDPGTANVLAGVLSVPTTKRVYPNGDLAAGILGWVNADGKGGGGVEQQLNTLLAGKDGKIRYAQSGGRQVPTVGSTETPAVPGSDVELTIDRDIQWAAQNAITDQVKESGADRGYVIVQDTQTGQVLAMANAPGFDPNDLSKASSVNMGNAALQDAYEPGSTAKVMSMAAVLEQGVATPLTHVIVPNRLHRGDRLFKDDIDHATWYLTLNGVLAKSSNIGTILATGQLGKTQTQANQVLYSYLRKFGLGSYSGLDFPGETPGILAKPADWSTSQQFTIPFGQGVSLNAMQAASVYSTIANGGVRVEPTLVRGTKGPDGRFTPAATPKQTRVVSAKTARTLAKMLESVVDDQEGTGGKARIPGYRVAGKTGTANRVDPATGRYKGYTSSFAGFAPADKPRITVYCAIQNATKGSYFGGQICGPVYKQVMEFALKTLQVPPTGAKAANLPVTYMP
- the rsmH gene encoding 16S rRNA (cytosine(1402)-N(4))-methyltransferase RsmH; the protein is MSQSRHVPVMLQRCLDLLAPAIERPGAVVVDCTLGLGGHSEALLQRFPEARLVALDRDKEALRLSGERLAPFGERATLVHAVYDELPDVLSRLGIAHVQGVLFDLGVSSMQLDEADRGFAYAQDAPLDMRMDQTTGMSAAEVLNTYPPGELVRILRAYGEEKQAKRIVSAIVRERAKEPFSHSARLVELIRDSLPQAAKRTGGNPAKRTFQALRIEVNGELSVLERAIPAAVKSLAVGGRIAVLSYHSLEDRLVKQVLAAGAAITAPPGLPVVPERYQPRLKLLTRGAELPTEEEVAENRRAAPARCRGAERIRESIE
- a CDS encoding beta-class carbonic anhydrase, whose protein sequence is MTLFFPSHGRTGTPVTSTVMVMTTSASVPTEGAISRDGSVTDRLVDANERYAAAFADPGMDARPVLHVAVVACMDARLDLHAALGLELGDCHTIRNAGGVVTDDVIRSLTISQRKLGTSSIVLIHHTGCGLEAITEDFRTELEMEVGQRPAWAVEAFRDVDQDVRQSMQRVRTSPFLLHADDVRGFVFDVKTGLLREIDPA